A genomic region of Capra hircus breed San Clemente chromosome 21, ASM170441v1, whole genome shotgun sequence contains the following coding sequences:
- the LOC108638504 gene encoding uncharacterized protein C11orf96 isoform X1: MRLSLWGTGIRDEEGPGVVALSRRTRTGPHTPCAPCPLHSSFQLERVLALIHLVALNSAPLNSGTSNLRLRASSDQDQVLGRCGFGKGGDGAGVLPGSWTWERECGRGAGRGSACGRRARGRKAGSQPGRADWQRRRSSAGPARAPAALDSSCGMSGPQPAAAPRLGSDKQAGGPAEAMVGAREKGPRLGQRLPSIVVEPSELGAVESGELRWPPEGAQRASAQSQAAAGDSPVQMWPQAWHTAPSPRPPGESPGEAPDGERASSTGQVPCSQP; the protein is encoded by the exons ATGAGACTGTCCCTTTGGGGGACTGGAATCAGGGATGAAGAGGGGCCTGGGGTGGTGGCGCTCTCCCGCCGCACACGCACTGGCCCTCACACTCCGTGTGCCCCTTGTCCTCTTCACTCCTCCTTCCAGCTGGAGCGTGTCCTCGCTCTGATCCATCTAGTCGCCCTGAATTCCGCCCCGCTGAATTCTGGAACCTCAAACTTGAGGCTGCGTGCCTCGAGTGACCAGGATCAGGTGCTGGGGCGCTGCGGTTTTGGCAAGGGGGGAGATGGCGCGGGCGTGCTACCTGGGAGCTGGACCTGGGAGCGCGAGTGTGGACGAGGGGCCGGGCGAGGGAGCGCTTGTGGGCGGAGAGCGCGCGGGAGGAAGGCGGGGAGCCAGCCAGGGCGCGCGGACTGGCAGCGGCGGCGGAGCAGTGCCGGCCCTGCGCGAGCACCCGCCGCG CTGGACAGCAGCTGCGGCATGAGTGGCCCCCAGCCCGCTGCCGCGCCCAGGCTGGGCTCAGACAAGCAGGCCGGAGGCCCGGCAGAG GCTATGGTGGGTGCCCGGGAGAAGGGCCCTCGGCTGGGCCAGCGGCTGCCCTCGATCGTGGTGGAGCCCAGCGAGCTGGGTGCGGTGGAGAGCGGGGAGCTGCGTTGGCCTCCAGAGGGCGCCCAGAGGGCGTCTGCCCAGAGCCAGGCTGCTGCTG GCGATTCCCCCGTCCAGATGTGGCCCCAGGCCTGGCACACAG CCCCCTCACCACGTCCACCAGGAGAATCACCGGGGGAGGCTCCTGACGGCGAGCGTGCCAGCTCCACGGGCCAGGTCCCCTGCTCCCAGCCGTAG
- the LOC108638504 gene encoding uncharacterized protein C11orf96 isoform X2 yields MRLSLWGTGIRDEEGPGVVALSRRTRTGPHTPCAPCPLHSSFQLERVLALIHLVALNSAPLNSGTSNLRLRASSDQDQVLGRCGFGKGGDGAGVLPGSWTWERECGRGAGRGSACGRRARGRKAGSQPGRADWQRRRSSAGPARAPAALDSSCGMSGPQPAAAPRLGSDKQAGGPAEAMVGAREKGPRLGQRLPSIVVEPSELGAVESGELRWPPEGAQRASAQSQAAAAPSPRPPGESPGEAPDGERASSTGQVPCSQP; encoded by the exons ATGAGACTGTCCCTTTGGGGGACTGGAATCAGGGATGAAGAGGGGCCTGGGGTGGTGGCGCTCTCCCGCCGCACACGCACTGGCCCTCACACTCCGTGTGCCCCTTGTCCTCTTCACTCCTCCTTCCAGCTGGAGCGTGTCCTCGCTCTGATCCATCTAGTCGCCCTGAATTCCGCCCCGCTGAATTCTGGAACCTCAAACTTGAGGCTGCGTGCCTCGAGTGACCAGGATCAGGTGCTGGGGCGCTGCGGTTTTGGCAAGGGGGGAGATGGCGCGGGCGTGCTACCTGGGAGCTGGACCTGGGAGCGCGAGTGTGGACGAGGGGCCGGGCGAGGGAGCGCTTGTGGGCGGAGAGCGCGCGGGAGGAAGGCGGGGAGCCAGCCAGGGCGCGCGGACTGGCAGCGGCGGCGGAGCAGTGCCGGCCCTGCGCGAGCACCCGCCGCG CTGGACAGCAGCTGCGGCATGAGTGGCCCCCAGCCCGCTGCCGCGCCCAGGCTGGGCTCAGACAAGCAGGCCGGAGGCCCGGCAGAG GCTATGGTGGGTGCCCGGGAGAAGGGCCCTCGGCTGGGCCAGCGGCTGCCCTCGATCGTGGTGGAGCCCAGCGAGCTGGGTGCGGTGGAGAGCGGGGAGCTGCGTTGGCCTCCAGAGGGCGCCCAGAGGGCGTCTGCCCAGAGCCAGGCTGCTGCTG CCCCCTCACCACGTCCACCAGGAGAATCACCGGGGGAGGCTCCTGACGGCGAGCGTGCCAGCTCCACGGGCCAGGTCCCCTGCTCCCAGCCGTAG